Genomic segment of Panicum virgatum strain AP13 chromosome 2K, P.virgatum_v5, whole genome shotgun sequence:
ATTAGCAGATGAGCTTGTAGGCACCGGTGATTGAATGGGTTCATTGTTTTCTTCAGTTGTATTTGCAAACTCTATTAGCAATCCTTATCAGTTGTATATCTTTTCTTCAGATCTAACTTctaactagttttttttttctaactaGCTAGTGAAGGTGCACCGGTGAATTGGTTTGTATTCTCTCAAGCAGAAAGCCTGAACAACTGGTAAGCACGATGTTAAGTGGCAACGGACGGTGGTGGTTCATTGCTGCTCATATGGGTCGTTTGCAAAGGTTGCATGATATTTCTTGATTCTGATGTATGGACGGCCGATTGGTTGGACTAGTTCAGCGTCTTGAGTTGTTGATGATGCGAACGATTCTTTGTGCAAGTGGCGCATTGCATCGATGCTAGCTCCAACTGGTCTTATTAGAAATGCCTTGTGCAGGTCTTATTGATGATCAACTGTTGGCAAAAAAATTATGTGTAAAAATGTGCATAGAGCACCGCACACACTTTGAGTTGTTGACATGCTGGGAGAAGAGAGAAGATTAAAGAAAAATGGGGGCCTGCAAATGACTTTATTTATATTATGGTCCCAAAGCTAGATCCACGCTGAACTCCTCTTTAGATTGGCATAGTTTTGGACAATAGACGATCTTTGGTAAAGACTCTCGATCAGTCACTAAAAATATGTGACTGCTTGTGATCCTTTTCAGCTAATGTCGGCGTGCTACCACAGACTTTTGGCGTAAAGATTTGCATTGGTGACAATTTCTTTCAGCAAAACTTTTGTCAGAGACACTCTTAATATGCAACCATGACACTGCGTACCATGGTGATCAAGTTCACCCACCGTCGTGCGCATAGTTAAAGTTGTGGCGCAAGCACCCATAAAAAAATAAAGTTATGGCGCGAGCATGCGCATCCCAATATTTTTAAAATGGAATTCCTCAAAATTTAAAAGCAACGCTTCGCATGCTGAACACATACTCTGAAAGTTTTGACTGGAGAGCTACGATTCATTCAGCTTCAGCGTGCACAGCGCAAGATGATtaaaaacaacaaaataaaattcaCATGCTGAAGTTGTTTTCTTCAGAGCTCACAGCTAGTTCAGAAGCATGCATGTTGCACACACCACCCAATTATTTCTAAAGATGATGATTGCAAGCAACAAAAAGTACTTCAAACCGCACGCTAAGCATCTACTACCTTCTCGTCCTGGCTCTCCTCTAAGTTCCCATTCACCTTCTTCACGCACAACTCACTGATCATATCTTTCAGTGCTTTCCATGATGGTCCTCCCTCTTCCATGGCTTCCTTAGCGCAGGCCGACAGCTCCGCCACGTTCTTCGCTGCCTCCACCCCTTCCTCACCTAGCATGAGCACCCTCACCACCTTCGAAACCTCCTCACTTGTGACTAAACCCCTGATAGTTCTGTCACTTGTCTGAACTCTCACCGCGATCTTCAACTCATCAACTACGAACTTTGCATTGAAAGGTTGATCGGCATGCATAGGCCAAACCGCTAGCGGCACACCGGCTGCGACACTCTCGAGTACCGAGTTCCACCCGCAATGGCTCAAGAACCCTCGCACACTTTGATGCTTCAAGATCTCCAGCTGGTCCACCCACTCCCTCACCACCAAGCCTCTGCCCTTTGTGCGCTCCTCGAAACCCACACCAAGGTCAATGTTCATGGGCCTAACAGCCCATATGAAGTCCACCTCAGCCCGCTCAAGCCCATCCGCGACAGCCTTCAACTGTGGCTCCGGGATCGCCGCCAGCGTCCCGAGAGCAACATACAGCACCGCCCTGCCATCGGCCGCCTTGTTGTCAAGCCACTCCATCCAAGAGGGCCGGACCCGGGCCTCGGACGGTGCCGATGCTGGTTGGGCCAGGCAGAGGGGCCCGACGGGCCAGGCCCTTGGGCCCACATGCTGGTTCCAGAAGTCAACGTAGGGAGATTCGAGGCCATGGAAGGTGTTGATGATCAGCCCTTGGCTCTCCTCTATGGCCTTCCCCAGCTTACCGTCGAGCTCCCGCATGGGCGCTATGGAGGCCGGGTCGCCGAAGGGCGCCATGAAGTCTTCGAAGGTGAGCTTTATGTGCGGGAACTCCGGCACGGTGAAGGTGGCCGGGTTGCCGTCCGCGTCGACGACGTCGTCGTGGTTCAGCGTCGCGCACGGGTCGTGGCGCACGCGCACCTCCCGCATGACCTGCGCGAACGCCGAGATGCCGAAGAAGGACACCTTCGGGACGCCGAGCCTCTCCGCGGACGCCTTCGTCCAGTACAGGAACGGGTCGGTGACGAGGAGGCTGGGCGGCGGCTGCATGTCAGCGAGCGAGGCCTCGAGCTGTGGCCGGAGCAGCGACGTGGCGTCGGCGAAGACGGCGAAGGAGGCCAGCGACGTGAGCCCCTCGGCGCTCTCGACGCCCGGCGGGATGCCCGGGACGTCGGCCGGGAAGGTGAgctcgacgacggcggcgtccgCGCCGGACAGACCCTCCCGGACGAAGGCAGCGGCGTTGCCGGGCGTGGTGAAGAAGgtgacggcggcgaggccgtgGCGGTGGAGGTAGTGCGCGAGGTGGATCATCGGGATCGTGTGGCCCTTGGCCAGGAAGGGGAACATGGCGATGTGGGGGAGCGCAGCATGGGTCTCTGGAGTCGAAGAGGCAACAGCCATTGCTATCTAGCTAACACGGCGGAGCcggaaagtttttgctgtggCAATGGAAGCTGATGCCAGTGTGCTGCATACTTTATAGCTGGTGCAGGTACACAACGTAGTAGGAAGAAGCTCACATTTCAATTGGCTCTAAATAAACAATTCCCCATTGCATGGTGCAAGAAACAAAACTGATTAAATTAGCAGTGGATACCGCCAATAACTGGTCGAAACTAAAGAACTGGAAGGCATATGTTCTGACtttattttgaagaaaaaaaaagaagtaggACCATTTTAATGGTAGCCAAAATCGTAAAAAAGTGCTAAGCATGCCAACAACTGGAGTAATTAGTGATTGGGAGCATCTATCTCCTTTTGTGCCCTTGAAGATGGACACGCAGAGGTTCATTGAGATGTTGCTTTCTGATACTGAGATTCCATTTATTTCTTCATTATTCATTAGCCATTTTTTCCTTTATATGGGCCATGATTGACTTCAGAATCGGTCTAATCTCACCCAATTTCAGCTTCCCAGTCGCTCTCTCGcttggtatatatatatatcaaaggATAAGTAGCTGCTGGCTGATGGACAAGATATATATCGTAAGTAGTCAGTGCATATATGATTCAACGGCACAAGCACAAGTAATTCTGTAGTCTACGCACTATCAGTAACATGGGAGAAAAAAACGAaaaaataattataataaaaaatgTAATCACCTCTACCCAAAACAGATATCCTCAGCGGATAGGATGATGAAGCCTTGTAGCGTGGAGTATAGTCATTTTCTGGTGTAATTAGTTGTAACTCTGATTACATGTAGTTCTTCTCTTCACTCTCTCCTGTTCTCAAAGCTGTTGTGCTCCCTGtaattttctttgtaaatttgtCTCTATAATGCAATAAAGTTCAGGTGACCCAGGGTCGCCGTAGTTTtcctaaaaaaacaaatatccttCAAAAGTGCATGCAACAACTGTTAAATGTCCAAAATTTTCAACGTCATTTGAAGTTAGGGTAAAATATGTTGAATAATTGAGCAACTGCATGATTAAATTCCATGATAAATAAATCATGAACATAACAAGATCTGGTATGAACAACTCTATCATACTAGCAACAAGACACAACATAGTGATGATAACAGAAATCATGATTAGGAACTGAATTAAATAATAGTGCATGTACTGAGCTTTGGCCTTCGGGAAGACGAACAGTGCCGACGGGATGAAGATGGTCCTGCAGACAGAGTGCATCAGACGGTGTCGCAGATGACGATTCGCTGCAACGTCTGACTTGGACAAAGGACGAGCTGTGATGAAGATCTTTGAGCAGTCGCATCGAACCCTTCCTAAAAAtcttattcgccctctcccggtgcaggatccaAAAGGCAAAAAGTTCCAAAAACCTCCTCTCCGTTAGCTGGTGCATGATGGTGCTACTATGGTGGTGGCGCAGCAGCGAAAAGAGCCAAAAAACTAGGTTTTGTGTGTCTTTGATGGAGGTCAATGTGTCGATTATATAGGGAAATCAAACCAGCTTCTTctataacgtcccgcctcctcgAGACCGGGCCCGTTTACATCTGACAGCTTATCTAGGACATAAAATGTCCTCACATACAACACAAGTCtttcgtcggtcaatcccaagccaagaacatcctctcttggccacgtccagTGCCAAGAGTCCCTATGGAAAAAGTGTTATCTGAGGACTTTGAGATCAAATGAGGATTGGCCCCGTAAGGTAAGGAGTCAGATTTCGACGGACCATTCACGTGGGTAAGGCATGCCCTTCGTCCCAAGCCCGGCGAGGCAAGGCGAGCAAGTGCACGTGTGAACTTTCCCTTCTCTCCCCACACACATAACTTGGTGAAGCAAAGATAGCCTCACTATTTAAGTTGGCCACCCTCAACTTCCACTAGCAAGGTAGGACTAAAGGTTTGCACCACTTCTTCTCTTTCTCATGCTCACATGGCCTTTGAGATTTTATTTGGAATTGTGAGCTTTTCACTTGGGCCAAGCTCAATTCCAACAAAATATACTATGATAAATCAGTGGTCAAATATATGAATTCTTCACTTTATATGTTGATGTCGAAAGGACATGTAAACTAGATTAGTTGTGGTACATACCTTATCACGGTTGGGCTTCTAGGAAGCTGATTTGCACAAAAGTTGGTATCATAGTTATTAATCTGTCCCTAATAGTCCCTAACATAGGTTCACAATTAAATTTATCGTCCCTATCATGCCGGCCAGTacatattttgcacaaattgctTAATAAACTGCCTCTGAGTCAGAACAGCTAGCGTAGATTATTTGTAAAAATGTGTGGACCGTAGATTATTTGTAAAAATGTGTGGACATCCAATGTACAAATTATTAACTTAAAATGCGGGGGAACATGGAtggcaaataaaaaaaatgctcgTTCGtacaaaaaacaaaacaataaGACCTTGATCCCTCATCAATTAAAATAGAACTATTTCTCACACGAGACTCGATCAAATGGTAAGTCATTCAATCAAGATGGTATTATTGTCAACGCACAGTGAAAATGAACACTTGACAAATGCATTTTATCATGCAGTGCTTGAAAGATGTGGCTCGTTTGGGAAATTTGTATGCAACATACTCTAAAACAGTGGTTTTGTGTGAATCACACCATGAAAGCTCAATTTATCACCAAGACTCTAATACATCGTGAAATCACAATTTTGTCTCAAACACACACCACGCTAAAAGCAATGGTCTTTTACACCACGTCTCAACCCCAAGACGACCTGTGAGGCGGCGTTCGGGTGGGTGGTGTGGCGTGCTGGAGAGCCGCGTGGCACACGCAAATCGAGCGCAGAGTGCTCCCACAGGTGGTCCCTCGCATAGGTCCCACCTGCTTGCGCAGTTGCGCCGGTGAAAACAAAGTCCTAGACTGCCACCAGGATTGAGAGGAGTAATACATCATTACCATACAAAGCTAACGGCACAATGATAGAAATGGCATCCAAGGGAAGGGATGCAAACTTTTAGTGGCAATGAAGGGGACCATCATCTTTCCGGAACATAGAGTGGGTTAGAATCTTAACATCTGCATTCATTCTACCAATACACTAAAACCCTAATCCTAATGCGAAAGGGCTTATAGCCTAGTGATTACAAAAGCCTCGGTAGCATCTGAGGTCCTAGGTTCGACTCCTCATAGGAGTGAATTTTAACAGCACTCTTATCGCTATAGCTTCTATTGGATTGAGAGAATTCACACGTGATTTTAACCCACAACTAGCCACGTGGGTGATTCCCATGGTCCTAGACCTGCTATATATAATTTTCTGCATTGCGCAGACTGGCTGGCTGTACACAATCTAGGTTCACTCGTACGAGTTACGGTAATGGTAAGTGTATGCTTCCTTGAGACGGGGCGTGACCCTGAAGGTGGGCACCTTTTATACTCATCTGCTCCTGGTCATAAGTAGCAGCAACTACAACCAGGATTCACTCGTACACAATCTAGGTTCACTCGTACGAGTTACTGATTTTGTTAACAT
This window contains:
- the LOC120676254 gene encoding UDP-glycosyltransferase 90A1-like → MAVASSTPETHAALPHIAMFPFLAKGHTIPMIHLAHYLHRHGLAAVTFFTTPGNAAAFVREGLSGADAAVVELTFPADVPGIPPGVESAEGLTSLASFAVFADATSLLRPQLEASLADMQPPPSLLVTDPFLYWTKASAERLGVPKVSFFGISAFAQVMREVRVRHDPCATLNHDDVVDADGNPATFTVPEFPHIKLTFEDFMAPFGDPASIAPMRELDGKLGKAIEESQGLIINTFHGLESPYVDFWNQHVGPRAWPVGPLCLAQPASAPSEARVRPSWMEWLDNKAADGRAVLYVALGTLAAIPEPQLKAVADGLERAEVDFIWAVRPMNIDLGVGFEERTKGRGLVVREWVDQLEILKHQSVRGFLSHCGWNSVLESVAAGVPLAVWPMHADQPFNAKFVVDELKIAVRVQTSDRTIRGLVTSEEVSKVVRVLMLGEEGVEAAKNVAELSACAKEAMEEGGPSWKALKDMISELCVKKVNGNLEESQDEKVVDA